One genomic region from Eptesicus fuscus isolate TK198812 chromosome 18, DD_ASM_mEF_20220401, whole genome shotgun sequence encodes:
- the DHX30 gene encoding ATP-dependent RNA helicase DHX30 isoform X3 — translation MAASRDLLKEFPQPKNLLNSVIGRALGISHAKDKLVYVHTNGPKKKKVTLHIKWPKSVEVEGYGSKKIDAERQAAAAACQLFKGWGLLGPRNELFDAAKYRVLADRFGSPADSWWRPEPAMPPTSWRQLNPESIRPGGPGGLSRSLGREEEEEEEEELEEGTIDVTDFLSLTQQDTPLRGGSLEMTDDDSAIRALTQFPLPKNLLAKVIQIATSSSTAKNLMQFHTVGTKTKLATLTLLWPCPMTFVAKGRRKAEAENKAAALACRKLKSLGLVDRNNEPLTHAMYNLASLRELGETQRRPCAIQVPEPILRKIEAFLNQCPVDNAWVSPELRPQSDDILPLGKDAGPLSDPITGKPYLPLSEAEEVRLSQSLLELWRRRGPVWQEAPQLPVDPHRDTILGAIEQHPVVVISGDTGCGKTTRIPQLLLERYVTEGRGARCNVIITQPRRISAVSVAQRVSHELGPSLRRNVGFQVRLESKPPARGGALLFCTVGILLRKLQSNPSLEGVSHVIVDEVHERDVNTDFLLILLKGLQRLNPGLRLVLMSATGDNERFSRYFGGCPVIKVPGFMYPVKEHYLEDILARLGKHPHPHRRHHESEDECALDLDLVTDLVLHIDARGEPGGILCFLPGWQEIKGVQQRLQEALGLHESKYLILPVHSNIPMMDQKAIFQQPPAGVRKIVLATNIAETSITINDIVHVVDSGLHKEERYDLKTKVSCLETVWVSRANVIQRRGRAGRCQSGFAYHLFPRSRLEKMVPFQVPEILRTPLENLVLQAKIHMPEKTAVEFLSKAVDSPNIKAVDEAVILLQEIGVLDQREYLTTLGQRLAHISTDPRLAKAIVLAAIFRCLHPLLVVVSCLTRDPFSSSLQNRAEVDKVKALLSHDSGSDHLAFVRAVAGWEEVLRWQDRGSRENYLEENLLYAPSLRFIHGLIKQFSENIYEAFLVGKPSDCTLASAQCNEFSEEEELVKGVLMAGLYPNLIQVRQGKVTRQGKFKPNSVTYRTKSGNILLHKSTINREATRLRSRWLTYFMAVKSNGSVFVRDSSQVHPLAVLLLTDGDVHIRDDGRRATISLSDSDLLRLEGDSRTVRLLRDLRRALGRMVERSLRSELAALPPEVQQEHGQLLALLVELLRGPCGSFDVRKAADD, via the exons ATGGCAG CTTCCAGGGACCTATTAAAAGAGTTCCCACAGCCCAAAAACCTCCTCAACAGCGTGATTGGAAGAGCCCTTGGCATCTCACACGCAAAAGACAAACTCGTCTACGTGCACACGAATGGACCGAAGAAAAAG aAAGTCACCCTCCACATCAAGTGGCCCAAGAGCGTGGAGGTGGAAGGCTATGGCAGCAAGAAGATCGACGCCGAGCGgcaggccgccgccgccgcctgccaGCTGTTCAAG ggctggggcctgcTGGGCCCCCGGAATGAGCTGTTTGATGCAGCCAAGTACCGTGTGCTCGCCGACCGCTTTGGCTCTCCAGCGGATAGCTGGTGGCGCCCGGAGCCCGCCATGCCACCCACTTCCTGGCGGCAGCTGAATCCCGAGAGCATCCGGCCAGGGGGACCTGGGGGCCTGTCCCGCTCCTTGGGccgagaggaagaggaggaggaggaggaggaacttgAAGAGGGGACCATCGATGTCACTGACTTTCTGTCCCTGACCCAGCAGGACACCCCACTCAG GGGGGGTTCCCTTGAAATGACAGACGATGACAGTGCGATTAGGGCTCTGACCCAGTTTCCGCTTCCCAAGAACCTTCTGGCCAAGGTGATCCAGATAGCGACCTCGTCCTCCACGGCTAAG AACCTCATGCAGTTCCACACCGTGGGCACCAAGACCAAGCTGGCCACCCtcaccctgctctggccctgccccatGACCTTCGTGGCCAAAGGGCGGCGCAAAGCGGAGGCTGAGAACAAGGCGGCGGCCTTGGCCTGCAGGAAGCTGAAG AGCCTGGGCCTGGTGGACCGGAACAACGAGCCCCTCACCCACGCCATGTACAACCTGGCCTCCCTGCGCGAGCTGGGCGAGACCCAGCGCCGGCCGTGCGCCATCCAGGTGCCGGAGCCCATTCTCCGCAAGATCGAGGCCTTTCTGAACCAG TGCCCTGTGGACAACGCGTGGGTCTCCCCGGAGCTCCGGCCGCAGAGCGATGACATCCTGCCCTTGGGCAAGGACGCGGGGCCCCTGAGTGACCCCATCACCGGCAAGCCCTACCTGCCCCTGTCCGAAGCAGAGGAGGTGCGGCTGAGCCAGAGCCTGCTGGAGCTGTGGCGGCGGCGAGGGCCCGTCTGGCAGGAGGCCCCGCAGCTGCCCGTGGACCCGCATCGGGACACCATCCTCGGCGCCATCGAGCAGCACCCGGTGGTGGTCATCTCGGGGGACACGGGCTGCGGGAAGACCACGCGCATCCCCCAGCTGCTGCTGGAGCGCTACGTGACGGAGGGGCGCGGCGCCCGCTGCAACGTGATCATCACCCAGCCGCGCCGCATCTCGGCCGTGTCGGTGGCGCAGCGCGTCAGCCACGAACTGGGCCCTTCCCTGCGCCGCAACGTGGGCTTCCAGGTGCGGCTGGAGAGCAAGCCGCCGGCGCGGGGCGGCGCCCTGCTCTTCTGCACCGTGGGCATCCTGCTGCGGAAGCTGCAGAGCAACCCCAGCCTGGAGGGCGTGAGCCACGTCATCGTGGACGAGGTGCACGAGCGGGACGTGAACACGGACTTCCTGCTGATCCTGCTCAAGGGCCTGCAGCGCCTGAACCCGGGCCTGCGGCTGGTGCTCATGAGCGCCACTGGCGACAACGAGCGCTTCTCCCGCTACTTCGGGGGCTGCCCTGTCATCAAGGTGCCCGGCTTCATGTACCCCGTCAAGGAGCACTACCTGGAGGACATCCTGGCAAGGCTGGGCaagcacccgcacccgcaccggCGGCACCACGAG TCTGAGGATGAGTGTGCACTCGATCTGGACCTCGTGACCGATCTGGTTCTGCACATCGATGCCCGAGGGGAGCCAG GTGGGATCCTCTGCTTCCTGcctggctggcaggagatcaaagGGGTGCAGCAGCGcctgcaggaggccctgggccTGCACGAGAGCAAGTACCTCATCCTGCCAG TGCACTCCAACATCCCCATGATGGACCAGAAGGCCATCTTCCAGCAGCCGCCCGCAGGGGTGCGCAAGATCGTCTTGGCCACCAACATCGCCGAGACCTCCATCACCATCAACGACATCGTGCACGTGGTGGACAGCGGTCTGCACAAGGAGGAGCGCTACGACCTCAAGACCAAG gTGTCCTGCCTGGAGACGGTGTGGGTGTCACGCGCCAATGTGATCCAgcgccggggccgggccggccgcTGCCAGTCCGGCTTTGCTTACCACCTGTTCCCGCGGAGCCGGCTGGAGAAGATGGTTCCGTTCCAAGTGCCGGAGATCCTGCGCACGCCCCTCGAGAACCTGGTGCTGCAGGCCAAGATCCACATGCCCGAGAAGACG GCGGTGGAGTTCCTCTCCAAGGCCGTGGACAGTCCCAACATCAAGGCGGTGGACGAGGCGGTGATCCTGCTGCAGGAGATCG GGGTGCTGGACCAGCGGGAGTACCTGACCACTCTGGGGCAGCGCCTGGCCCACATCTCCACGGACCCCCGGCTGGCCAAGGCCATCGTGCTGGCCGCCATCTTCCGGTGCCTGCACCCGCTGCTCGTGGTCGTCTCCTGCCTCACCCGGGACCCCTTCAGCAGCAGCCTGCAGAACCGAGCGGAGGTGGACAAG GTGAAGGCGCTGCTGAGCCACGACAGCGGCAGCGACCACCTGGCCTTCGTGCGGGCGGTGGCGGGCTGGGAGGAGGTGCTGCGCTGGCAGGACCGCGGCTCCCGCGAGAACTACCTGGAGGAGAACCTGCTCTACGCGCCCAGCCTGCGCTTCATCCACG GACTCATCAAGCAGTTCTCGGAGAACATTTACGAGGCTTTCCTGGTGGGGAAGCCCTCGGACTGCACCCTGGCCTCCGCCCAGTGCAACGAGTTcagcgaggaggaggagctggtgaaGGGCGTGCTGATGGCGGGCCTCTACCCCAACCTCATCCAG GTGCGGCAGGGCAAGGTGACCCGGCAGGGCAAGTTCAAGCCCAACAGCGTCACGTACAGGACCAAATCCGGCAACATCTTGCTGCACAAGTCGACCATTAACAG GGAGGCCACGCGGCTGCGGAGCCGATGGCTGACGTACTTCATGGCCGTCAAGTCCAACGGCAGCGTCTTTGTCCGGGACTCCTCCCAGGTGCACCCCCTCGCTGTGCTGCTCCTGACCGACGGGGACGTCCACATCCGTG ATGATGGGCGCCGGGCCACCATCTCGCTCAGCGACAGCGACCTGCTGAGGCTGGAGGGCGACTCGCGCACGGTGCGGCTGCTGCGGGACCTGCGCCGGGCCCTGGGCCGCATGGTGGAGCGGAGCCTGCGCAGCGAGCTGGCCGCGCTGCCCCCCGAGGTGCAGCAGGAGCacgggcagctgctggccctgctggTGGAGCTGCTGCGGGGGCCCTGCGGCAGCTTCGACGTGCGCAAGGCGGCCGACGACTGA
- the DHX30 gene encoding ATP-dependent RNA helicase DHX30 isoform X1 codes for MAAAGRLMALAARVSPRLRPAGPRAAGRQTRSRGFSSGSARPDPTQEAAEAEAGAAPGGPGEGSMVNASRDLLKEFPQPKNLLNSVIGRALGISHAKDKLVYVHTNGPKKKKVTLHIKWPKSVEVEGYGSKKIDAERQAAAAACQLFKGWGLLGPRNELFDAAKYRVLADRFGSPADSWWRPEPAMPPTSWRQLNPESIRPGGPGGLSRSLGREEEEEEEEELEEGTIDVTDFLSLTQQDTPLRGGSLEMTDDDSAIRALTQFPLPKNLLAKVIQIATSSSTAKNLMQFHTVGTKTKLATLTLLWPCPMTFVAKGRRKAEAENKAAALACRKLKSLGLVDRNNEPLTHAMYNLASLRELGETQRRPCAIQVPEPILRKIEAFLNQCPVDNAWVSPELRPQSDDILPLGKDAGPLSDPITGKPYLPLSEAEEVRLSQSLLELWRRRGPVWQEAPQLPVDPHRDTILGAIEQHPVVVISGDTGCGKTTRIPQLLLERYVTEGRGARCNVIITQPRRISAVSVAQRVSHELGPSLRRNVGFQVRLESKPPARGGALLFCTVGILLRKLQSNPSLEGVSHVIVDEVHERDVNTDFLLILLKGLQRLNPGLRLVLMSATGDNERFSRYFGGCPVIKVPGFMYPVKEHYLEDILARLGKHPHPHRRHHESEDECALDLDLVTDLVLHIDARGEPGGILCFLPGWQEIKGVQQRLQEALGLHESKYLILPVHSNIPMMDQKAIFQQPPAGVRKIVLATNIAETSITINDIVHVVDSGLHKEERYDLKTKVSCLETVWVSRANVIQRRGRAGRCQSGFAYHLFPRSRLEKMVPFQVPEILRTPLENLVLQAKIHMPEKTAVEFLSKAVDSPNIKAVDEAVILLQEIGVLDQREYLTTLGQRLAHISTDPRLAKAIVLAAIFRCLHPLLVVVSCLTRDPFSSSLQNRAEVDKVKALLSHDSGSDHLAFVRAVAGWEEVLRWQDRGSRENYLEENLLYAPSLRFIHGLIKQFSENIYEAFLVGKPSDCTLASAQCNEFSEEEELVKGVLMAGLYPNLIQVRQGKVTRQGKFKPNSVTYRTKSGNILLHKSTINREATRLRSRWLTYFMAVKSNGSVFVRDSSQVHPLAVLLLTDGDVHIRDDGRRATISLSDSDLLRLEGDSRTVRLLRDLRRALGRMVERSLRSELAALPPEVQQEHGQLLALLVELLRGPCGSFDVRKAADD; via the exons ATGGCGGCCGCCGGGAGGCTCATGGCCCTGGCCGCCCGCGTCTCTCCGCGCCTGCGGCCGGCAGGTCCCCGAGCCGCCGGGCGACAGACACGCTCGCGCGGCTTCTCGTCGGGCTCCGCCCGCCCCGACCCCACGCAGGAGGCGGCCGAGGCCGAGGCGGGGGCGGCGCCCGGCGGGCCCGGCGAGGGCAGCATGGTGAACG CTTCCAGGGACCTATTAAAAGAGTTCCCACAGCCCAAAAACCTCCTCAACAGCGTGATTGGAAGAGCCCTTGGCATCTCACACGCAAAAGACAAACTCGTCTACGTGCACACGAATGGACCGAAGAAAAAG aAAGTCACCCTCCACATCAAGTGGCCCAAGAGCGTGGAGGTGGAAGGCTATGGCAGCAAGAAGATCGACGCCGAGCGgcaggccgccgccgccgcctgccaGCTGTTCAAG ggctggggcctgcTGGGCCCCCGGAATGAGCTGTTTGATGCAGCCAAGTACCGTGTGCTCGCCGACCGCTTTGGCTCTCCAGCGGATAGCTGGTGGCGCCCGGAGCCCGCCATGCCACCCACTTCCTGGCGGCAGCTGAATCCCGAGAGCATCCGGCCAGGGGGACCTGGGGGCCTGTCCCGCTCCTTGGGccgagaggaagaggaggaggaggaggaggaacttgAAGAGGGGACCATCGATGTCACTGACTTTCTGTCCCTGACCCAGCAGGACACCCCACTCAG GGGGGGTTCCCTTGAAATGACAGACGATGACAGTGCGATTAGGGCTCTGACCCAGTTTCCGCTTCCCAAGAACCTTCTGGCCAAGGTGATCCAGATAGCGACCTCGTCCTCCACGGCTAAG AACCTCATGCAGTTCCACACCGTGGGCACCAAGACCAAGCTGGCCACCCtcaccctgctctggccctgccccatGACCTTCGTGGCCAAAGGGCGGCGCAAAGCGGAGGCTGAGAACAAGGCGGCGGCCTTGGCCTGCAGGAAGCTGAAG AGCCTGGGCCTGGTGGACCGGAACAACGAGCCCCTCACCCACGCCATGTACAACCTGGCCTCCCTGCGCGAGCTGGGCGAGACCCAGCGCCGGCCGTGCGCCATCCAGGTGCCGGAGCCCATTCTCCGCAAGATCGAGGCCTTTCTGAACCAG TGCCCTGTGGACAACGCGTGGGTCTCCCCGGAGCTCCGGCCGCAGAGCGATGACATCCTGCCCTTGGGCAAGGACGCGGGGCCCCTGAGTGACCCCATCACCGGCAAGCCCTACCTGCCCCTGTCCGAAGCAGAGGAGGTGCGGCTGAGCCAGAGCCTGCTGGAGCTGTGGCGGCGGCGAGGGCCCGTCTGGCAGGAGGCCCCGCAGCTGCCCGTGGACCCGCATCGGGACACCATCCTCGGCGCCATCGAGCAGCACCCGGTGGTGGTCATCTCGGGGGACACGGGCTGCGGGAAGACCACGCGCATCCCCCAGCTGCTGCTGGAGCGCTACGTGACGGAGGGGCGCGGCGCCCGCTGCAACGTGATCATCACCCAGCCGCGCCGCATCTCGGCCGTGTCGGTGGCGCAGCGCGTCAGCCACGAACTGGGCCCTTCCCTGCGCCGCAACGTGGGCTTCCAGGTGCGGCTGGAGAGCAAGCCGCCGGCGCGGGGCGGCGCCCTGCTCTTCTGCACCGTGGGCATCCTGCTGCGGAAGCTGCAGAGCAACCCCAGCCTGGAGGGCGTGAGCCACGTCATCGTGGACGAGGTGCACGAGCGGGACGTGAACACGGACTTCCTGCTGATCCTGCTCAAGGGCCTGCAGCGCCTGAACCCGGGCCTGCGGCTGGTGCTCATGAGCGCCACTGGCGACAACGAGCGCTTCTCCCGCTACTTCGGGGGCTGCCCTGTCATCAAGGTGCCCGGCTTCATGTACCCCGTCAAGGAGCACTACCTGGAGGACATCCTGGCAAGGCTGGGCaagcacccgcacccgcaccggCGGCACCACGAG TCTGAGGATGAGTGTGCACTCGATCTGGACCTCGTGACCGATCTGGTTCTGCACATCGATGCCCGAGGGGAGCCAG GTGGGATCCTCTGCTTCCTGcctggctggcaggagatcaaagGGGTGCAGCAGCGcctgcaggaggccctgggccTGCACGAGAGCAAGTACCTCATCCTGCCAG TGCACTCCAACATCCCCATGATGGACCAGAAGGCCATCTTCCAGCAGCCGCCCGCAGGGGTGCGCAAGATCGTCTTGGCCACCAACATCGCCGAGACCTCCATCACCATCAACGACATCGTGCACGTGGTGGACAGCGGTCTGCACAAGGAGGAGCGCTACGACCTCAAGACCAAG gTGTCCTGCCTGGAGACGGTGTGGGTGTCACGCGCCAATGTGATCCAgcgccggggccgggccggccgcTGCCAGTCCGGCTTTGCTTACCACCTGTTCCCGCGGAGCCGGCTGGAGAAGATGGTTCCGTTCCAAGTGCCGGAGATCCTGCGCACGCCCCTCGAGAACCTGGTGCTGCAGGCCAAGATCCACATGCCCGAGAAGACG GCGGTGGAGTTCCTCTCCAAGGCCGTGGACAGTCCCAACATCAAGGCGGTGGACGAGGCGGTGATCCTGCTGCAGGAGATCG GGGTGCTGGACCAGCGGGAGTACCTGACCACTCTGGGGCAGCGCCTGGCCCACATCTCCACGGACCCCCGGCTGGCCAAGGCCATCGTGCTGGCCGCCATCTTCCGGTGCCTGCACCCGCTGCTCGTGGTCGTCTCCTGCCTCACCCGGGACCCCTTCAGCAGCAGCCTGCAGAACCGAGCGGAGGTGGACAAG GTGAAGGCGCTGCTGAGCCACGACAGCGGCAGCGACCACCTGGCCTTCGTGCGGGCGGTGGCGGGCTGGGAGGAGGTGCTGCGCTGGCAGGACCGCGGCTCCCGCGAGAACTACCTGGAGGAGAACCTGCTCTACGCGCCCAGCCTGCGCTTCATCCACG GACTCATCAAGCAGTTCTCGGAGAACATTTACGAGGCTTTCCTGGTGGGGAAGCCCTCGGACTGCACCCTGGCCTCCGCCCAGTGCAACGAGTTcagcgaggaggaggagctggtgaaGGGCGTGCTGATGGCGGGCCTCTACCCCAACCTCATCCAG GTGCGGCAGGGCAAGGTGACCCGGCAGGGCAAGTTCAAGCCCAACAGCGTCACGTACAGGACCAAATCCGGCAACATCTTGCTGCACAAGTCGACCATTAACAG GGAGGCCACGCGGCTGCGGAGCCGATGGCTGACGTACTTCATGGCCGTCAAGTCCAACGGCAGCGTCTTTGTCCGGGACTCCTCCCAGGTGCACCCCCTCGCTGTGCTGCTCCTGACCGACGGGGACGTCCACATCCGTG ATGATGGGCGCCGGGCCACCATCTCGCTCAGCGACAGCGACCTGCTGAGGCTGGAGGGCGACTCGCGCACGGTGCGGCTGCTGCGGGACCTGCGCCGGGCCCTGGGCCGCATGGTGGAGCGGAGCCTGCGCAGCGAGCTGGCCGCGCTGCCCCCCGAGGTGCAGCAGGAGCacgggcagctgctggccctgctggTGGAGCTGCTGCGGGGGCCCTGCGGCAGCTTCGACGTGCGCAAGGCGGCCGACGACTGA
- the DHX30 gene encoding ATP-dependent RNA helicase DHX30 isoform X2, translating to MFSLDSFRKDRAQHRQRQCKLPPPRLPPMCVNPAPGGTICRASRDLLKEFPQPKNLLNSVIGRALGISHAKDKLVYVHTNGPKKKKVTLHIKWPKSVEVEGYGSKKIDAERQAAAAACQLFKGWGLLGPRNELFDAAKYRVLADRFGSPADSWWRPEPAMPPTSWRQLNPESIRPGGPGGLSRSLGREEEEEEEEELEEGTIDVTDFLSLTQQDTPLRGGSLEMTDDDSAIRALTQFPLPKNLLAKVIQIATSSSTAKNLMQFHTVGTKTKLATLTLLWPCPMTFVAKGRRKAEAENKAAALACRKLKSLGLVDRNNEPLTHAMYNLASLRELGETQRRPCAIQVPEPILRKIEAFLNQCPVDNAWVSPELRPQSDDILPLGKDAGPLSDPITGKPYLPLSEAEEVRLSQSLLELWRRRGPVWQEAPQLPVDPHRDTILGAIEQHPVVVISGDTGCGKTTRIPQLLLERYVTEGRGARCNVIITQPRRISAVSVAQRVSHELGPSLRRNVGFQVRLESKPPARGGALLFCTVGILLRKLQSNPSLEGVSHVIVDEVHERDVNTDFLLILLKGLQRLNPGLRLVLMSATGDNERFSRYFGGCPVIKVPGFMYPVKEHYLEDILARLGKHPHPHRRHHESEDECALDLDLVTDLVLHIDARGEPGGILCFLPGWQEIKGVQQRLQEALGLHESKYLILPVHSNIPMMDQKAIFQQPPAGVRKIVLATNIAETSITINDIVHVVDSGLHKEERYDLKTKVSCLETVWVSRANVIQRRGRAGRCQSGFAYHLFPRSRLEKMVPFQVPEILRTPLENLVLQAKIHMPEKTAVEFLSKAVDSPNIKAVDEAVILLQEIGVLDQREYLTTLGQRLAHISTDPRLAKAIVLAAIFRCLHPLLVVVSCLTRDPFSSSLQNRAEVDKVKALLSHDSGSDHLAFVRAVAGWEEVLRWQDRGSRENYLEENLLYAPSLRFIHGLIKQFSENIYEAFLVGKPSDCTLASAQCNEFSEEEELVKGVLMAGLYPNLIQVRQGKVTRQGKFKPNSVTYRTKSGNILLHKSTINREATRLRSRWLTYFMAVKSNGSVFVRDSSQVHPLAVLLLTDGDVHIRDDGRRATISLSDSDLLRLEGDSRTVRLLRDLRRALGRMVERSLRSELAALPPEVQQEHGQLLALLVELLRGPCGSFDVRKAADD from the exons ATGTTCAGCCTGGACTCATTCAGAAAAG atCGGGCCCAGCACAGGCAACGTCAGTGCaaactccccccgccccgcctcccacccATGTGTGTCAACCCTGCCCCCGGAGGGACCATCTGTCGAG CTTCCAGGGACCTATTAAAAGAGTTCCCACAGCCCAAAAACCTCCTCAACAGCGTGATTGGAAGAGCCCTTGGCATCTCACACGCAAAAGACAAACTCGTCTACGTGCACACGAATGGACCGAAGAAAAAG aAAGTCACCCTCCACATCAAGTGGCCCAAGAGCGTGGAGGTGGAAGGCTATGGCAGCAAGAAGATCGACGCCGAGCGgcaggccgccgccgccgcctgccaGCTGTTCAAG ggctggggcctgcTGGGCCCCCGGAATGAGCTGTTTGATGCAGCCAAGTACCGTGTGCTCGCCGACCGCTTTGGCTCTCCAGCGGATAGCTGGTGGCGCCCGGAGCCCGCCATGCCACCCACTTCCTGGCGGCAGCTGAATCCCGAGAGCATCCGGCCAGGGGGACCTGGGGGCCTGTCCCGCTCCTTGGGccgagaggaagaggaggaggaggaggaggaacttgAAGAGGGGACCATCGATGTCACTGACTTTCTGTCCCTGACCCAGCAGGACACCCCACTCAG GGGGGGTTCCCTTGAAATGACAGACGATGACAGTGCGATTAGGGCTCTGACCCAGTTTCCGCTTCCCAAGAACCTTCTGGCCAAGGTGATCCAGATAGCGACCTCGTCCTCCACGGCTAAG AACCTCATGCAGTTCCACACCGTGGGCACCAAGACCAAGCTGGCCACCCtcaccctgctctggccctgccccatGACCTTCGTGGCCAAAGGGCGGCGCAAAGCGGAGGCTGAGAACAAGGCGGCGGCCTTGGCCTGCAGGAAGCTGAAG AGCCTGGGCCTGGTGGACCGGAACAACGAGCCCCTCACCCACGCCATGTACAACCTGGCCTCCCTGCGCGAGCTGGGCGAGACCCAGCGCCGGCCGTGCGCCATCCAGGTGCCGGAGCCCATTCTCCGCAAGATCGAGGCCTTTCTGAACCAG TGCCCTGTGGACAACGCGTGGGTCTCCCCGGAGCTCCGGCCGCAGAGCGATGACATCCTGCCCTTGGGCAAGGACGCGGGGCCCCTGAGTGACCCCATCACCGGCAAGCCCTACCTGCCCCTGTCCGAAGCAGAGGAGGTGCGGCTGAGCCAGAGCCTGCTGGAGCTGTGGCGGCGGCGAGGGCCCGTCTGGCAGGAGGCCCCGCAGCTGCCCGTGGACCCGCATCGGGACACCATCCTCGGCGCCATCGAGCAGCACCCGGTGGTGGTCATCTCGGGGGACACGGGCTGCGGGAAGACCACGCGCATCCCCCAGCTGCTGCTGGAGCGCTACGTGACGGAGGGGCGCGGCGCCCGCTGCAACGTGATCATCACCCAGCCGCGCCGCATCTCGGCCGTGTCGGTGGCGCAGCGCGTCAGCCACGAACTGGGCCCTTCCCTGCGCCGCAACGTGGGCTTCCAGGTGCGGCTGGAGAGCAAGCCGCCGGCGCGGGGCGGCGCCCTGCTCTTCTGCACCGTGGGCATCCTGCTGCGGAAGCTGCAGAGCAACCCCAGCCTGGAGGGCGTGAGCCACGTCATCGTGGACGAGGTGCACGAGCGGGACGTGAACACGGACTTCCTGCTGATCCTGCTCAAGGGCCTGCAGCGCCTGAACCCGGGCCTGCGGCTGGTGCTCATGAGCGCCACTGGCGACAACGAGCGCTTCTCCCGCTACTTCGGGGGCTGCCCTGTCATCAAGGTGCCCGGCTTCATGTACCCCGTCAAGGAGCACTACCTGGAGGACATCCTGGCAAGGCTGGGCaagcacccgcacccgcaccggCGGCACCACGAG TCTGAGGATGAGTGTGCACTCGATCTGGACCTCGTGACCGATCTGGTTCTGCACATCGATGCCCGAGGGGAGCCAG GTGGGATCCTCTGCTTCCTGcctggctggcaggagatcaaagGGGTGCAGCAGCGcctgcaggaggccctgggccTGCACGAGAGCAAGTACCTCATCCTGCCAG TGCACTCCAACATCCCCATGATGGACCAGAAGGCCATCTTCCAGCAGCCGCCCGCAGGGGTGCGCAAGATCGTCTTGGCCACCAACATCGCCGAGACCTCCATCACCATCAACGACATCGTGCACGTGGTGGACAGCGGTCTGCACAAGGAGGAGCGCTACGACCTCAAGACCAAG gTGTCCTGCCTGGAGACGGTGTGGGTGTCACGCGCCAATGTGATCCAgcgccggggccgggccggccgcTGCCAGTCCGGCTTTGCTTACCACCTGTTCCCGCGGAGCCGGCTGGAGAAGATGGTTCCGTTCCAAGTGCCGGAGATCCTGCGCACGCCCCTCGAGAACCTGGTGCTGCAGGCCAAGATCCACATGCCCGAGAAGACG GCGGTGGAGTTCCTCTCCAAGGCCGTGGACAGTCCCAACATCAAGGCGGTGGACGAGGCGGTGATCCTGCTGCAGGAGATCG GGGTGCTGGACCAGCGGGAGTACCTGACCACTCTGGGGCAGCGCCTGGCCCACATCTCCACGGACCCCCGGCTGGCCAAGGCCATCGTGCTGGCCGCCATCTTCCGGTGCCTGCACCCGCTGCTCGTGGTCGTCTCCTGCCTCACCCGGGACCCCTTCAGCAGCAGCCTGCAGAACCGAGCGGAGGTGGACAAG GTGAAGGCGCTGCTGAGCCACGACAGCGGCAGCGACCACCTGGCCTTCGTGCGGGCGGTGGCGGGCTGGGAGGAGGTGCTGCGCTGGCAGGACCGCGGCTCCCGCGAGAACTACCTGGAGGAGAACCTGCTCTACGCGCCCAGCCTGCGCTTCATCCACG GACTCATCAAGCAGTTCTCGGAGAACATTTACGAGGCTTTCCTGGTGGGGAAGCCCTCGGACTGCACCCTGGCCTCCGCCCAGTGCAACGAGTTcagcgaggaggaggagctggtgaaGGGCGTGCTGATGGCGGGCCTCTACCCCAACCTCATCCAG GTGCGGCAGGGCAAGGTGACCCGGCAGGGCAAGTTCAAGCCCAACAGCGTCACGTACAGGACCAAATCCGGCAACATCTTGCTGCACAAGTCGACCATTAACAG GGAGGCCACGCGGCTGCGGAGCCGATGGCTGACGTACTTCATGGCCGTCAAGTCCAACGGCAGCGTCTTTGTCCGGGACTCCTCCCAGGTGCACCCCCTCGCTGTGCTGCTCCTGACCGACGGGGACGTCCACATCCGTG ATGATGGGCGCCGGGCCACCATCTCGCTCAGCGACAGCGACCTGCTGAGGCTGGAGGGCGACTCGCGCACGGTGCGGCTGCTGCGGGACCTGCGCCGGGCCCTGGGCCGCATGGTGGAGCGGAGCCTGCGCAGCGAGCTGGCCGCGCTGCCCCCCGAGGTGCAGCAGGAGCacgggcagctgctggccctgctggTGGAGCTGCTGCGGGGGCCCTGCGGCAGCTTCGACGTGCGCAAGGCGGCCGACGACTGA